The sequence AGCCCCGCGAGGATAAAGCTGATACCTATACCAGATGGGGCTAGCCTGACACCGAGCAGGAGGTGTATCGCGGCCGTGACCAGTGCCGCGACGACACCGATCCAGTGTCGGCTGTCTAGCGAAGCTACATCAAGTGAAGGTCCCTGTGTCTCCGTCGCGGCCATGGGTTTGATTCGACTTTCAGTCATATAACAACACTCCCAAATGTGTCGCTCACCGCTCGAAATCCGGCCGTTGAAGCCCGGTGATTCTGGTACAGGCCTCGGCGTCGAGTCGCTGTCCAGCGGCGTCTATGTTCTCGACGATATGAGATGGTGTCGTACTGGACGGAATTGGAACGACGCCCTGTGTGACGTTCCACGCCAGCACCGCTCCGGCTGGTGATAAGCCAAACGCCTCCGCGATATCCACCAGAACTGGTTCGTCAAGCAATCCGGGAGCCGACAGCGGCGAGTGTGCGACGACCCTAATGCCTCGCTCGTGACAGTACTCGACGAGGTCAGTCCGTGGCTGGTACGGATGGCGCTCAACCTGGACGAGTGCCGGCCTGACAGTCCCGCTCTCGATGACCGTCTCCAGTTGGGGCTGCGAGACGTTACAGAGCCCGAGCGTGCGCGCCCAGCCCCGCTTGTGGAGGGTTTCCAGATTCGCCCAGGCTCGCTGGAGCGAGACCGAGTCGGTCTCGATGTCGCCCGCGTCGTCCTCGGGGAAGGTCAATGCCTCCTGGCGCTCGATTGGTTTCTCGGCCAGTCGATCTAAGCGCCCGCTGTGAGCCCACGCCTCTGGCCAGTGTAATGCGTAGCAGTCGAACGCGTCGATGCCTAACTCGTCGAGACTGCCCCGACAGGCCGTAAGCATGTGCTCCTGACGATGGTTCGTGCGCCAGACTTTCCCGAGCAGGAACACCTGATGCCGGTCGGGCGCGCCCGGAGCGGCAAGGATACGGCCGATACGGTGTTCATTACCGTACAGTTCGGCGCTGTCGAGCAGTCGGTAGCCGGCATCGAGGGCCGCCGCAATGGAGTCCGCGCGGTCGACGTACGTTCCGTTGCGGTAGCGGGAACAGCCAAACCCGACGGCCGGGAGCCGAATCGCTTGCTCTTGGCTACTGTTCGGGGTGACTGTCGGTGCTGGCTGAGGGGCGGCCGCCACGCCGTAGTCGGACACGGACTCCGGCCCACTCGTCTCCGCAGTCGTCTCAATCGCGTTACAGACCGCGACAACGTGGGCGCCACGGCGGCCCGTCTTCCGCGACGGAGAACCACGATTGACACTGGCCGCAAGCGACTCCACCGGGTCGAGATAGCGATACGGTTGTGTGGGGTGCTGGGCGGGCGCGTCGATGTATTCGCGGCCGACGCGACCATACTGAACGGCTGAGGGGCTGTCGGCCATTGCGCCGGTCCCGCGGAGATACAGCGAGCCGTCGTCGCCGTGGAGTTCGAGCCCGTAGAACTCGCGACTCCGGTGTGGCGCGTAGAAACTCGCGGTTAGCCGCACGGTCAGACCGCCGTCAAACGCGAGCGTCGCCTCAATGTGGCTCGGGACGGACGGCCGTTTTGCCTCCCGCTCGGGCCAGCTATCGAGTGCAGTAGCGGACTGGACGGATTTGACGGGGCCAAACCACGAGATCAGCAGCGCGAGCGGATAGACACCGCCGTCGTAGAGCGGCCCAATAGAGAGAAACGAATCGGGCCGGTCGTGCCAATCGGTCACGCGGCCGACGTGAGCGTGGGCGTATCCTAGCTGGACGGGACCCATACGACCGTCGGCGAGCAGTCGTCCAGCACGACGCTGTGACGGCCCCTGGGGCGTGCCCGGGGCACAACCAAGCGCCAGATTCCGGTCCCGGGCCAGCGCAAGCAAATCGGCGGCGGCCGCCTCTTCCAGTGCCAACGGCTTCTGCGAGTACACGTGTCGCCCTGCTTCGAGTACCGTTCGAGTCACCGATGCGTGGGCAGCGTGGTTCGTCAGGTTCACCACCAGCGGAGCGTCGACGGCGGTGAGCGCGGTGTCGAGGTCGGTAAACGCCGGGCAATCGTGTTCCGCGGCGAGTGCCTTCGCCCGGTCCGCTTCGAGGTCACAGACGCCCGCCAGCGAGAGCGGGCCATCTGCCAGCTCTGCCGCGTACTCCGCCGCGATACTGCCCGCACCGACGAACAGACAGTGCACACTCCGATAGAGGCGTCCTCACATATATATCATATCGACAGTGGGGTTTTATTCGCCGCCGCCGAATGCCAGACGTGACAGAACCGGGGATGAGCCGGCTGGGGACGGCGTACTTGCGCGCGTTGCAGGCGCTGGGCCGGCGGATTCCGTACGGAACGAACGTCTACGAGCGCGAGTGGGACGTACTCGTCGTCCTCGACGCCTGTCGAGCGGATCTGCTACGGACGGTTGCCCCCGATATCGAGTTGTTCGATTCCGTCTCGACGGTCCGCTCGATCGGGAGTTCGTCCTCGGAGTGGCTCGAAAACACGTTCCTCGGTCATCCGGAAACAGCCCACACCGTCATGGTCACCGGCAACACGTGGACAGACCGGTATCTCGATGCCGATGCCTTCGCCGCGCTGGACGAAGTCTGGAAGTACGCGTGGGACGAGGATTTGAACACCGTCCCGGCCGCGGCTATCACAGACCGGGCCATCGCGCAAACCCGGTGTCTGGACCCCAAACGGTTGGTCGTCCATTACATGCAGCCACATCACCCGTTTATTCCCGACCCGCTGGATAGTGACGGCGGGCTGGCCCGCAATGGAAGCCACAGTAACACGGCGAATCCGTGGGTTGCGCTCCGCCGCGGCGAAGTCTCGCCGGAGTGCGTCTGGAACGCCTACGAAGCAAACCTGCGGTACGTCCTTCGGGAAGTCGAAGCACTCGTCAAAAACGTCGACGGCCGAATCGCCGTCACCGCAGACCACGGTAATCTCTTCGGGGAGTGGGGGCTGTACGGCCATCCGATGCACACGCCAGTCCCGGCGCTACTGGCCGTGCCGTGGGCTGAGACGAGCGGCGTCAATCACGGCCAGCGCGAGCCCGAACTGACGCCACCCGAGCCACTCCCGGTTTCGCGTGTCTACGGTGCTGCGAGTGACAGGGACCGACTCGACTCGCTTGGATACTTATAATTCTTGCTGAGATACCTTTTAGTCCGAGAAAGCCTGGATTGAAGACGTGCATCCCCGGAGCCGTCGCCGCGTTCGAGCTGGGTCGCACCGAACCATCGGCACCGGTTCACACTCACGCCGCCAGGAGCCAGTATAATGCCCGCCAAAGCGCTGTACTTTACTGGCTCGGAATCAGTCAGGGTCGACGAAGAGACGGTGCCCGACCCTGGTCCCACAGAGGTCCGTGTCCGGACAGAATTGTCGGGCATCAGTCCCGGAACGGAGCTGTTGGTGTACCGCGGTGAGGTCGATTCGGAGCTTACGACTGACGAGACGATCGACGCCCTCGACGGCACATTCTCGTATCCCCTGCAGTACGGCTACGCTGCGGTCGGCTGTGTCACCGCCGTCGGGGAGACGGTTGACGACGGCTGGCTGGACCGGCGTGTGTTCGCGTTCAACCCACACGAAAGCCACTTTCTCGCCGAGCCGTCGTCGCTCATCCCCACGACATTACCACCGGAACAGGCAGTATTCATCCCGAACGTCGAGGCGGCGGTCAACTTCGTGATGGACGCCCGGCCGCGTATCGGCGCTCGGGTGGTCGTCTTCGGCCAGGGCCCGGTCGGGCTACTGACGACCGGACTCCTAGCCGAGTTTCCGCTGTCGTCGCTCGTAACAGTCGACCCCTGTGCTGGCCGCCGTCGACTCTCGGAAGCGCTCGGTGCAAACCGGTCGGTCTCCCCGGGGAATCTCAGTGACGCCGACGCCGACATCACCTTCGAACTCTCGGGGAACCCCACCGCACTCGACAGGGCGGTCGACGCCACTGGCTATGCAGGCCAAGTCATCGTCGGGTCGTGGTACGGCTCGAAGGACGTCTCACTCGACCTCGGGCACCACTTCCATCGGAGCCACATCCGCTTTCGCAGCAGTCAGGTGAGCCGAATCGACCCGGACCACGCGGACCGCTGGGACAAGGACCGCCGACTGGACGTTGTTCGGTCGTGGTTGAGTGACACCGACCTCTCAGCGCTGCTGACACACGAAATCGACATCGAACGTGCGGCCGACGCGTATCAACTCCTAGAGAACCGGCCAGATGACGCAGTCCAGGTCGTGTTGACGTACAGCTGACACCCGAAATTTAGGTTTGCCCCGACCGTTTGTGCAGGCATGTACGCGACGACAGTGCGGACCGAGTTCGTGGCACAGCACTACCTCACTGTCCCAAACCCGGGCCTCGAAGGTGACCCACACTCACACCACTACAGAGTTGAGCTGTGTTTCCGGGGCCCCGAACTCAACGAGTTCGATTACATCGTTGACATCGACGATGCCGACACAGCCCTGTCGTCACTCGCCGGCCGGTACCGGGACACGATGCTCAACGAACTCCCGGAGTTCAAGGGGTACAACCCCAGCGTCGAACGGTTCGCCCGGGTCATCTTCGAACGTGTCATGGAGCATGTCACCGACGAGACAGTCACCGAACTGTCAGTCACCATCTGGGAGGACGACGAGGCTGCTGCAAGTTACGACGCCGCCGTATGAGGGTCGGACTGACGCTGTACGGGAGCCTCGACGAGCAGTCGGGCGGGTTTCGGTACGATAGAAAACTCGTCGAGGGACTTCGTGACGCCGGAAACACCGTCGAGTGTATCCAGCTCCCCTGGCGTGACTACCACAGAGGACTCCTCGACAACGGGTCGCGCAAGCTCCGCCGGCGACTGGACGTCGACGTCGACGTTATGTTGCAAGACGAACTCGCCCATCCGTCGCTCGTCCGCACGAACCGTGCCCTCTCATACCCGATCGTCAGCATCGTCCATCACCTACGGGCGAGCGAGCCGCGCCGACTCGCGCCGCTGTACCGAGCAGTCGAGCGACGCTATCTCGGGACTGTTCGGGGCGTCGTCTGTAACAGTACTACGACCCGAGGCGTCGTGACCGACTTGGGCGTCAACCCCAACAACACCGTCGTTGCGCCGCCGACCGGGGACCGGTTCGCCCCCGAAATCGACCGGTCAACAGTCGAGCAACGGGCCACCACCGAGCCGCTACGAGTCGTTTTCGTCGGGAACGTCACGCCTCGAAAGGGACTGGATACGCTCGTCGACGGTGTAGCCAAGGCAGATGCCGACATCGAACTGACCGTCGTTGGTCGCCCTGCCGACGCGGCCCATGTTACTGCGGTCCGGAACCGCGTCCGAGAACACGGTCTGGATGACCGCGTACAGTTCACGGGGCGGCTTCTGGATTCCGAACTGGCGAGCACGCTCCGGTCGAGCCACGTTCTCGCAGTGCCGTCCCGATACGAGGGATTTGGCATCGTCTACCTGGAGGGGATGAGCTTCGGACTACCGGCGCTCGCCACCCGGGCGGGCGGAGCAGCCGACATCATAACTGATGACAAAACGGGGGCACTCGTCGACCCCGACGATTCGGCAGCTGTCGCCCGCGAACTGGAGCGGTTCGCTACCGACCGGGACCGACTGGCCGAAATGGGGTGGGCCGCAAGACAGAGCTATGAGGCGCATCCAGACTGGGAGGCGACGGTAGCGCGTGTCCGCGGCCTGCTGTCCGACATCGTACAGCCCGCGGAGGTGCCGGCGTGACGGGGTCCTTCCAGCGGTATCTGCGGGCCAAGCAGACTATCGACGACCGCGCGGTGGACCGCCGGCTGATCGAAACCCTCCGCGAGCAGTTGGCGGCCCGGGCAGCCGACACTGACGGACCACTACGTGTCCTCGAAATCGGGGCTGGCATCGGCACGATGCTCGCTCGCTTCGTCGAGTGGGACGTGCTTCCTGCGGGCGATATCCGCTACACAGCGGTCGATATTCAGTCAGAGAACCTGGCCCACCTGCCCGACTATCTCCGTGACTGGACCGCCGACCGGCAGATATCAGTGGGAGACAGTCCACCCGTCCTGGAAGGCGAAAACCGACGGATTCGGATTGAGACGGTCCAGGCCGAAGCGGTTGCATACGCCGAAGCCGCCGACGGGGAGTACGACCTCCTCATCGGGGCCGCCCTGCTCGACATTCTCGACCGTGAAGAGCTGGCGACGCTACTCGAACCGCTTGCACCCGGTGGTCTGTACTACTTCCCGATCACGTTCGACGGCGCGACGCGTTTCCAGCCCAGCCATCCGGCCGACCGAGCGATCGAGGGTCACTATCACGACCACATGGACGCAAAACAGGGCGGAGACAGCCGCGCCGGCGGCACCGTGCTTGCCCGACTCCAGCGCCTCGACGGCACGACGCTCTCGGCGGTGGCCGGATCAGACTGGATCGTCCGGCCTATAGACGGAAGTTACCCGGCAGACGAAGCCTACTTTCTCCGCTACATTCTCGATACAATCGGAGATGCAGTCGATGAGGTGACAGGTAACGACTTCGAGGACCTTGAGACCTGGCTGGCACGCCGGCGAGAACAGGTCGCTGCAGCCGAATTACTGTATTACACACATCAGCTGGATTTCTTTGGGTGTATCGACTCGTAAACCGGTGCTACTGACTGATTTCCAAACACAAACATAGGTCAGTTCCTGAATACCTATGTGACAAATACGCAGGTAACTCTGGTTCAGATTGACAACTATGGCCCGTGGACAACAACGCCCGAACCACGCCGCGAGGTTGACCTCCAGACGTTACAGTCGCGTCTGTTCGCTGATGTCTCGCAGTTGGTTGGCAACATGGACGGGTACGCCTTCTTCGGCAGGTTCGACAACATGGTCGCCGTCACAAACGGCCTCGATGCGTCCGATCATATCCGCATCCAGGAGTCGTTAGGCAACCGCTATCCGGTGACGGTAAGCATGAGTCTCGAAGCCCGTTCCTCGCCCGTCCAAGCCCTAGGTACCGCCTCCCGTCGCCTCCAGGATACCGGAAGCGCTCAGGACAGTACCCGCCGGGAAGTCCTCCAGGGGGACCCCGCTACCAGTCGGAGTGACGATGATGTTCAGATTGCGCATTTCGATGTCAACGACGCCACAGGCAAGTACACTGACCGCCTCAACGAGTTCGATACTTTCATTCGCATCGAGCAGGGCTACGCGGAACTGATGCGATATCTCCGGGAAGCGCATGAGTCACTGGCATTCTTTGTTGGCGGCGACAACGTCATTGCCGTCTGTTCGGAGATGGGCGCATCGGCATATCGGGATACGATCACCCACGTTCGAGATACCGTAGATGTAGACCTGAAGGTCGGCGTCGGTCGGGCACGCACCGCCCAAACCGCGGGCATGACTGCAAAACACGAACTCGAACACTGTCGAGACACCGGTTCGGCCGTTGAACTCGGCTGGCAGTAGCGAATACGGGCACGTACCCGAACATAGACCGAATTCGGCTGAGTGCCATTGGGTGTGGAGAAGGAATGTCATATAAGTGGTACTCGGATGTGGTATACTCCTTTGCTACCTCAGGGGCGCATATTTGTATCTAAGCTTCCGCATACAGCCAGCATATCGATGTGAAAGGGTACACTCATCGACAGGTGCCCATACCGAGAGTTGTTTTTGTAGAAATGTTATTGAAGCAGATATCAATATGTAGCTGCCAACGAACGCCGCCAGTTCAACGAGTTACACACAGGAATGCAGACGGCTTGCGTGTGTCGTCACTCGTCGGTTTCGCGGCGGATCATGGCTGTCGCCTCGTATGAAATAACCAGTTCGTCGTCCTGATTCAGACCTTCGTAGCGGGCGGTGAGGTACCCCCGGCTCGGATCACTGTCAGAGGGACGTTTGTCGATGATTTCGGTTCGTAATCGTAGCGTATCACCGGGCTGGAGTGGCTGGTGCCAGCGGAGATTGTCGACGCCGACGCCAGCCTGTGTTGCCATGTCCTCGCTGGTCTCGACGTTGAGACGCATACAGATCGCGGCGGTCTGCCACCCGGAGGCGACTAGCCCGCCAAAGACTGAGTCCTTCGCTGCCTCCTCGTCGGTGTGGAACGGTTGTGGGTCGTATTTCTTGGCAAATTCGACGATCTCGGATTTCGACACAGTGTAGCCATCCGACTGGCGCACGTCGCCGACTGCGACATCCTCGTAAAATTGCATATAATTATGAAGATGATGGACAGATAAAAATCCGACGTGGTACAGCCGCTGGTAAAATCCGAGTTGCCGCGATGAGATTGACGACACGGGATACATGTATATCGTATATCCATCTTAAAATATATATTGTAGTTGTTACATAGATACGATGTCGATATGCCCTCCAGCAGTCTTGCACTCCTCTCGGCGACCAGTGAAGAGTGGCGTTTAGCACGCGAAGACCTCCACATCAGAAATGCCACTGACACCAAGCATGATATCCAGGTGAAAATATACGATGACGAGGAATGGTGTCATACAGCACACTATCATCTTCTGGCAGGCCAGTCGGGGTGCTCGGTCAGCCTGTTACAGGACGGCTGTTACAAGGTTAAGGCCGTTCTCGACGGACAGCACGAGTCAGTCACTGCCGTTACAGTCTCTGATGAGCCTGAACAGACCATCTTCATCCACATTCAGAACGACAGGCTCACCATTGAACAAGGAGTGACTCCCTCGAGTCACTGAACCGACTTGTCGCTTCGTCCTACTCGAAGTACTTCCGCGCTGAAGCGCGAGGAGTCCCACGGTGGGACAGGGGGTCCAGAAACGACCTGTTCTCGCGGGCATACTCCGCCCGTATACTTGTCGAACAGGCGTGGTACGAATCCCAATTGTCAGCTTTATTCCCGCCGTGAAAGGCGGTTTCGCCTCGAGTTATCGTAACTAAGATTGAGTTAGCTCATCTTTAACACCCATCCGAACAAAATAACAAATTGAATGAGCCCTGCATCTACATCGAACAGGTCCCCTGAATCTGCCGATCCTGTGTCGGGCTATCGCGACAGGCTCAGGTCGATTTATCGCGATTATATCGGCGAACCGGATAAAGAGCGAGACATCTATATCGGGTTTGGCCTCTTTTTCGCAGGAGTCACCCTGGCCGTTGTCGGATTCGGCCTCTTTTTGTACAGTAACGCTCTGGAATCCGGGAGTACGCTGTACTGGCAGATCCGAGAGGTCGCACTCGTCGTCGGATTCATCGGACTGCCCTCCGTGCTATTGAGCGTCGTCGTGCTCCTCCCAGTGGGTTTGAAGACCCGAGTTATCAGTGCCGCTGGCACAGTGTTCTGTCTCGCTGCAACTGTGATTCTGGTTGACGTTTTTCCGTACGGGTGGACGACCAGTGAGGGAATCAACGGGAGCGTCTGGACGATCAGCGTCTACGCTACTGGCCTAGTTACACTTGTCGCTTCGACAGGAGCGGCACTGGTCGCACACTACCTCGAGCGCGCGACAACGCCAGCTGAGTCAGCCGAGCCGGTTGACTCGGCCGAGAGTGAGTCAGAGTCAGTCAGCAAAGCAGACGTAGACAGCGACATAGAGCAAGCGATGGAAGGGGCGGAGCTATCCTGGGGCGGCGTCGAACAACAGCCCAAGACCAAGCGGCTGAATCTGGATATGCCGGACACAGACTCCGACCTCGACCAGACGGCCATCGAGAACTCCGAGGCGACCACGACACGGGCCGACAGCAACGATGTTGACGACGCAGTAGATGGACTCAGGCAGTTGCAAGGTGGCCAATCAAAGACGGATCGAAGTACTGGAACCGAAGAGCAGGTCAACGCTCTTACCGAGTTCCGGAATGAGCAGGCCGAAGACGATGATGTGGAAACTGGTGTCGAAGAGCAAAAGGGCCTTATGAGCCGTCTTCAGTCATTGTTCTTCGAATAAACAGTCTAATTGGTCCCTACGCCGTCTACTGTGGCAGTTTCGTTGGGTTGGTTTTACCATGTTAGTATCCCCCTACACTTTCTTCGCTCCAAAGTTGGTACGTAAGTTGTAATTTGTTCTATAGTATAGGCTAGTTTTTTCAACTTGGTGGGAGGAATACAACCGTATGCCCCAAGGTCTCGATGTCGGTACGATGAACCTCCTGTCTGCACGTCAAGATGGGAACGAGACAGTGTTCGTGCAGCAGCGGAACTCCTTTGTTGAAATTGACTACAGCGACATGGCCGAACAAATGCTGTCGAGAAGTGACGTTCTCCACATTCGCAAGGATGATCGGGTCTATATCGTTGGCGATGACGCTCTGAATTTCGCGAACATCTTCAGCGAGGAGACACGCCGACCGATGCAGGCCGGGATTCTCTCAAGCGACGAGCAATCAGCCATTCCGATGATTAAGCTCATTACTGAGCAGGTGGTTGGGCAACCGGAGTACCCGAATGAGCGTCTGTTTTTCTCAGTTCCTGCAGACCCCATCGACGCTGATGTTTCAACGCTTTATCATCAAAAGACGGTTGAGTCTCTCCTTACTGATATGGGATACAGCCCAGAGCCGATCAATGAGGGGATGGCCGTCATCTACTCGGAACTTGCAAATCGTGAGTTCACTGGTCTCGGCATCAGCTTTGGCGCTGGGATGACCAACGTTTGTCTGTCGTACTATGCAGTCCCCGTAATGAAGTTCTCCATCGCACGCGGTGGTGACTGGATCGACGAGCAAGCTGCACAGGCGACCGGCACGCCCGTCGATAAGGTTACTTCTGTCAAGGAAGAAGACTTCGCACTCAACTTTGAGACGGATGTCGGTGGTATCGAGGGGGCGCTGAGCATCTATTACGACAATCTCCTCGACTATGTCATCGAAAACATCATCAGTGAAGTTGATGAGGAGGACGTCGAGGAAGGATTGGATGTCCCGGTCGTTGTGACTGGCGGAACATCGAGTCCTGATGGCTTTGAAGAGTTGTTCGCCGAACGGATCAATGACTCCGAGATACCGTTCTCGATTAGCGATGTCCGCCAGGCCGAGAATCCACTGTATAGCGTTGCGCAGGGAGCACTCGTTGCAGCGCGGTCGGAAGAAGAGCGCGAAGGGCAAACCGAGCAGCCCGAAGAACCAGACGCCTCCGCTGAGTAACGGGTACTCCCGCATCGAAGCACTGCTCGCCGGCATCAACCAGTATCTTCGCTTGGTCCTCGTTCCAGATGACACAACTGACGTTGAATGTTACTCAGTTTCGTCTCCGTTTTCGTCGGCTTCAGTGTCCCCGTTTTGACTGTCCGCATCGTTCTCGTCAAAACTGGCTGTACCCTCCTCGCTTGATTCACTTTCGCTCTCGTCGATAACGCGGTTCAATTCGTCAGCAGCGTCCTGTCGGAACTTGTTAGCATCAGACCCCAGAGAGATGCCGACCGCAACACCAGCCTGTTCAAGCGAGAACTCTGGTCGGTCTGTGGATTCGTCACTCTCTGGAATCGGGACACTGGGTGTCCGGCCAGTATTCTCGGGTTTACCGGGGGTAGGATCAGGATGCTGGTTGAACCGGGCAAAGGCGAATTCCCAGGACTCTGGAGAAGGTGCCTCGTTGTGATGAGACGTAGAGAGGTCTGCGAAGCCGCACGATTCACAGACAATCGCCGTCTGGTTACCGGTAGCAAGCGTATACGTGCTGAGGTCGGAGTCGCAGCGGGGACACCGCATATAAGATCATGCGTGTCTCTGCTATACAATGGTTCCGTCAGTTCTCCCCCTCTAGGGAACGAGTTATGAGTTGGGCGACCGATGTTGAAGGCAATGCCGGAGATCGAGATTACGGACACACAACAGGCGGATTTAACGGCAATTCAAGAGGACCTTGAAGACGCATTCATCGAGACATACGGTCATATTCGTACGCAAGATGTGGTTGACTACCTCCTCGATACATACAGACCGCCGGAGCAGCTCGAAGGCGAGCAAGGCCTGAGCCGTCCCGACTACGAGCGAATCGCCTCAGCTGAGTATCCGGAACTCCAGCGAATCGCATCTGAGGTGTCGGAGGTTCCCGGAAGCGGTATTGAAGCCGACGAAATGCGAGGGAAGCTGCTCTCGGCGCTCGGGACAGGTGAACTTGCGACTCGCCTTGCAGATGTCGAACCCGAGACGAAGGCGGACAAAGGTGATGAAGAAGCGGCTACTGGTCCAAATAACTCGGCGGATGCGCCCGGCGACGGACACGATAAGACACAAAGCGATACGTCGGGACAGGCTGGTCTAGCACCCGATACCGGCGAAACAGGTGATGCAACCAAGCCCAACGAGACGGCCAATAACGCCCCGGGAGACACCCTGTCGGTCGCTAACCGTTTGCTGACTGAACATGACGAAAAGTGGACTCGGTCAGATGAAACCGACGAACCATACGAAGTCACGCTCCCAGACGGTTCAACAGTGAGCGCACGGACAAAAGATGACGTACGAAAACTGCTGTTCCAGAACTATTGAGCGGACACTCATTGTAACACTACTATTCCACGGTGACCATCTCTCTATGGGGTCACGTCTCGTCGAAGGCTTGCGACTCGCCGTCGGATGTGTCCTCGAGGTAGCCGACTCGACACTGTGGACAGACATCGCCGGGAAAGTACGACGATTCACTCACAGGGAGTTCGAACTCACATCTTGGGCACCGATATGTGGGATCTGAGTCAGTTGTTGTACTCTCTAAGTCGTCCGCTGTGTGCAAACTCTCGTCTCGGCTGTTTTCAGTACTTGATTCTTCAGAAGTTTCAGACGACGGGTGCACAGTGTCTGAAGCATCGTCAATGATGACTGCATCATCGCTATTCGGTGGCGTAGAGTCATCATCATCTGGCTCTTGTGTCGCTGATTCAGACAGGATCACAGCATCGTCGGTCCGCTCCGGTGGTGTCGATGCGGTCACCGCCGTGGATGCATCACTCATTTCTGCATCCGAGGATGGGTCTGCGACCGTGTCCAGAGCGTCCGCCGTCGGTTCGGAAGCATCGGTTGATTCCGTTTCCGCCGCCTGACCCGTGTCTGTTGCCTCGGTCTTGCCCTCTGCATTCTCTCTCCGTCCCACTTGCCGCTCGGTTTCGGCTGTGTATTCGGCATCGTCCGACCGCTCGTCATTTGCTGTCGATTCCGCTATGTTGGATATCAAGCCTCGATTCTCAGAGATATGGCGGATATGTCCACATCGCTGGCAAGACCTGTATTCCCGAACGGTTAGAACAGTGCCGCGCTCGCCTTCATCGTACGACTCCTCTATTTTCGAATCTCCAAATTCATGTCCAAATAGTTCACAGCGCATCCCCAT is a genomic window of Haloarcula sp. H-GB4 containing:
- a CDS encoding aldo/keto reductase, with translation MHCLFVGAGSIAAEYAAELADGPLSLAGVCDLEADRAKALAAEHDCPAFTDLDTALTAVDAPLVVNLTNHAAHASVTRTVLEAGRHVYSQKPLALEEAAAADLLALARDRNLALGCAPGTPQGPSQRRAGRLLADGRMGPVQLGYAHAHVGRVTDWHDRPDSFLSIGPLYDGGVYPLALLISWFGPVKSVQSATALDSWPEREAKRPSVPSHIEATLAFDGGLTVRLTASFYAPHRSREFYGLELHGDDGSLYLRGTGAMADSPSAVQYGRVGREYIDAPAQHPTQPYRYLDPVESLAASVNRGSPSRKTGRRGAHVVAVCNAIETTAETSGPESVSDYGVAAAPQPAPTVTPNSSQEQAIRLPAVGFGCSRYRNGTYVDRADSIAAALDAGYRLLDSAELYGNEHRIGRILAAPGAPDRHQVFLLGKVWRTNHRQEHMLTACRGSLDELGIDAFDCYALHWPEAWAHSGRLDRLAEKPIERQEALTFPEDDAGDIETDSVSLQRAWANLETLHKRGWARTLGLCNVSQPQLETVIESGTVRPALVQVERHPYQPRTDLVEYCHERGIRVVAHSPLSAPGLLDEPVLVDIAEAFGLSPAGAVLAWNVTQGVVPIPSSTTPSHIVENIDAAGQRLDAEACTRITGLQRPDFER
- a CDS encoding oxidoreductase, whose protein sequence is MPAKALYFTGSESVRVDEETVPDPGPTEVRVRTELSGISPGTELLVYRGEVDSELTTDETIDALDGTFSYPLQYGYAAVGCVTAVGETVDDGWLDRRVFAFNPHESHFLAEPSSLIPTTLPPEQAVFIPNVEAAVNFVMDARPRIGARVVVFGQGPVGLLTTGLLAEFPLSSLVTVDPCAGRRRLSEALGANRSVSPGNLSDADADITFELSGNPTALDRAVDATGYAGQVIVGSWYGSKDVSLDLGHHFHRSHIRFRSSQVSRIDPDHADRWDKDRRLDVVRSWLSDTDLSALLTHEIDIERAADAYQLLENRPDDAVQVVLTYS
- a CDS encoding 6-carboxytetrahydropterin synthase, with the protein product MYATTVRTEFVAQHYLTVPNPGLEGDPHSHHYRVELCFRGPELNEFDYIVDIDDADTALSSLAGRYRDTMLNELPEFKGYNPSVERFARVIFERVMEHVTDETVTELSVTIWEDDEAAASYDAAV
- a CDS encoding glycosyltransferase family 4 protein, which encodes MRVGLTLYGSLDEQSGGFRYDRKLVEGLRDAGNTVECIQLPWRDYHRGLLDNGSRKLRRRLDVDVDVMLQDELAHPSLVRTNRALSYPIVSIVHHLRASEPRRLAPLYRAVERRYLGTVRGVVCNSTTTRGVVTDLGVNPNNTVVAPPTGDRFAPEIDRSTVEQRATTEPLRVVFVGNVTPRKGLDTLVDGVAKADADIELTVVGRPADAAHVTAVRNRVREHGLDDRVQFTGRLLDSELASTLRSSHVLAVPSRYEGFGIVYLEGMSFGLPALATRAGGAADIITDDKTGALVDPDDSAAVARELERFATDRDRLAEMGWAARQSYEAHPDWEATVARVRGLLSDIVQPAEVPA
- a CDS encoding class I SAM-dependent methyltransferase, producing MTGSFQRYLRAKQTIDDRAVDRRLIETLREQLAARAADTDGPLRVLEIGAGIGTMLARFVEWDVLPAGDIRYTAVDIQSENLAHLPDYLRDWTADRQISVGDSPPVLEGENRRIRIETVQAEAVAYAEAADGEYDLLIGAALLDILDREELATLLEPLAPGGLYYFPITFDGATRFQPSHPADRAIEGHYHDHMDAKQGGDSRAGGTVLARLQRLDGTTLSAVAGSDWIVRPIDGSYPADEAYFLRYILDTIGDAVDEVTGNDFEDLETWLARRREQVAAAELLYYTHQLDFFGCIDS
- a CDS encoding GTP cyclohydrolase III; its protein translation is MTNTQVTLVQIDNYGPWTTTPEPRREVDLQTLQSRLFADVSQLVGNMDGYAFFGRFDNMVAVTNGLDASDHIRIQESLGNRYPVTVSMSLEARSSPVQALGTASRRLQDTGSAQDSTRREVLQGDPATSRSDDDVQIAHFDVNDATGKYTDRLNEFDTFIRIEQGYAELMRYLREAHESLAFFVGGDNVIAVCSEMGASAYRDTITHVRDTVDVDLKVGVGRARTAQTAGMTAKHELEHCRDTGSAVELGWQ
- a CDS encoding MaoC family dehydratase, whose protein sequence is MQFYEDVAVGDVRQSDGYTVSKSEIVEFAKKYDPQPFHTDEEAAKDSVFGGLVASGWQTAAICMRLNVETSEDMATQAGVGVDNLRWHQPLQPGDTLRLRTEIIDKRPSDSDPSRGYLTARYEGLNQDDELVISYEATAMIRRETDE